In Paenibacillus sp. 1781tsa1, one DNA window encodes the following:
- a CDS encoding DEAD/DEAH box helicase, with protein sequence MANFEQLGIRPEWCEILKHQGIAVPTPVQERSIPVLLGGRDIIAEAQTGTGKTLAFLLPIIQKINVSDRSPQALIIAPTRELALQITEEAKKLTANDDKLHVLAVYGGQDVDKQLRKLQNGTQIVIGTPGRLLDHLRRGTLKLNNVKKLVLDEADQMLHMGFLDDVETILSELPHKRQTMLFSATMPKGIRHLAKTYMKDPEDVKVSSQSVIPIKQIRQQVLECTDRGKLEALRGMIDTYRPYLAIIFCRTKRRASKLNQDLREAGYASDELHGDLSQSKRENVMKAFRDAKLQVLVATDVAARGLDVEGVTHVFNYDMPHDAESYIHRIGRTGRAGGTGLAVTFATEHDRPELARIEQGIDQKLSRIQWTSEGPIASTGAARRSINSQGDDERGGRSSGTGSARRGAGRNDRRDGGRGGRGSRGGEGGRSGGRSGGRSGDERSAGRGSARSSDSSRSAAGQGGRSSSRGASQGGRSAGRSGDERSSGWAGRSADKRTSGRSSEGSRRPESAGRGPAKGDRRDSRRGR encoded by the coding sequence TTGGCAAACTTTGAACAACTGGGCATTCGCCCGGAATGGTGCGAGATCCTGAAACATCAGGGCATCGCCGTGCCGACTCCGGTACAGGAACGTTCGATTCCGGTACTGCTGGGTGGACGCGATATTATCGCCGAGGCACAGACAGGCACAGGGAAAACGCTGGCTTTTTTGCTGCCGATTATTCAGAAAATTAATGTATCTGACCGTTCGCCGCAAGCGTTGATTATCGCGCCTACGCGTGAGCTTGCGCTGCAAATTACGGAAGAAGCGAAGAAGCTAACGGCAAACGACGATAAACTGCACGTACTTGCCGTATACGGCGGGCAGGATGTGGACAAGCAACTGCGTAAATTGCAGAACGGCACCCAGATCGTGATTGGTACACCGGGTCGTCTCCTGGATCACCTGCGCCGGGGCACGTTGAAGCTGAATAATGTCAAAAAACTGGTGCTGGATGAAGCCGACCAAATGCTGCACATGGGTTTCCTGGACGATGTGGAGACGATTCTTAGCGAGCTGCCACACAAACGCCAAACGATGCTGTTCTCAGCAACGATGCCGAAGGGTATTCGCCACTTGGCAAAGACCTACATGAAAGATCCGGAAGATGTAAAAGTATCCTCCCAATCGGTTATCCCGATCAAACAAATTCGCCAGCAGGTGCTGGAATGTACGGATCGCGGCAAGCTTGAAGCACTTCGCGGCATGATTGATACGTATCGCCCATACTTGGCGATAATTTTCTGCCGGACCAAGCGTCGTGCATCCAAGTTGAACCAAGATCTGCGTGAAGCAGGTTATGCAAGTGATGAACTTCATGGAGATCTGTCCCAATCCAAGCGTGAGAACGTCATGAAAGCGTTCCGCGATGCCAAACTGCAAGTGCTGGTTGCTACAGATGTAGCTGCACGTGGACTTGATGTTGAAGGCGTAACGCATGTATTTAACTACGATATGCCGCATGATGCGGAAAGTTATATCCACCGGATAGGTCGTACGGGCCGTGCAGGCGGTACAGGCCTTGCTGTAACCTTTGCAACAGAGCACGACAGACCGGAACTTGCACGTATTGAACAAGGTATTGACCAAAAGCTGTCCCGTATCCAGTGGACGAGCGAAGGTCCAATTGCTTCAACAGGAGCAGCTAGACGTTCCATCAACAGTCAGGGGGATGACGAACGAGGCGGACGCTCTTCCGGAACAGGCAGCGCCCGTCGTGGTGCAGGCCGTAACGATCGCAGAGATGGCGGACGTGGGGGGCGTGGTTCCCGCGGTGGCGAAGGTGGACGCAGTGGTGGTCGTAGCGGCGGCCGCAGTGGCGACGAGCGCAGCGCAGGCCGTGGTTCCGCGCGCAGCAGCGACAGCAGTCGTAGTGCAGCAGGCCAAGGTGGCCGCAGCAGTAGCCGCGGTGCGAGCCAAGGCGGACGCAGTGCGGGCCGCAGTGGCGATGAGCGCAGCAGCGGCTGGGCTGGCCGTAGTGCTGACAAGCGCACCTCCGGGCGCAGCAGCGAAGGCTCTCGCCGTCCGGAATCCGCAGGACGCGGACCGGCGAAGGGCGACCGTCGCGATTCTCGTCGCGGACGGTAA
- a CDS encoding SulP family inorganic anion transporter, which produces MNTLKQQWFGNIRGDVLAGITVALALIPEAIAFSIIAGVDPMVGLYASITIAIVISIAGGRPGMISAATGAMAVLMVGLVKDYGVEYLFAATILTGIIQFLLGIFKVGRFITFVPHSVLTGFVNALAILIFMAQLTHFTGANWIMYAMVAGTLAIVYILPRFFKGVPAPLIAIIVMTIITLVFHLDVRTVGDMGNITSTLPMFHLPNIAWTWDTLMILLPYSFTMALVGLLESLLTATIVDEMTETRSSKNREVRGQGISNFVNGLFGGMGGCAMIGQSVINVKSGGRGRLSTFTAGAFLAILLLLFSGVVKQVPMGALVGVMFMVCIGTFDWSSIKNIARVPRAEAFVMIVTVAIVVYTHDLSIGVIVGVVLSVLHFGWKQTKIRVQASQEQGQKVYRVHGPFFFGSSSRFVDEFDAEADPKEITIDFGGSHIWDNTAVVAIGKVKFKYAKLGKTVHLRGLNEESSRILERSGFATASGHGS; this is translated from the coding sequence ATGAATACTTTAAAACAACAATGGTTTGGCAACATTCGTGGAGATGTCTTAGCAGGGATTACGGTAGCGCTGGCGCTCATTCCGGAAGCCATTGCTTTTTCCATCATTGCAGGAGTCGATCCCATGGTCGGGCTGTACGCTTCGATTACCATTGCGATTGTGATCTCGATTGCAGGGGGAAGACCCGGCATGATCTCGGCGGCAACCGGTGCCATGGCGGTACTGATGGTTGGACTCGTCAAGGATTATGGGGTGGAATATCTTTTTGCCGCTACGATTTTGACGGGCATTATCCAGTTTCTGCTAGGCATATTTAAGGTTGGGCGATTTATTACGTTTGTGCCTCATTCGGTACTGACCGGATTCGTGAATGCACTGGCTATCCTGATCTTTATGGCGCAGTTAACTCACTTCACGGGAGCGAACTGGATTATGTATGCGATGGTGGCGGGCACGCTGGCGATCGTTTATATTTTGCCGCGGTTCTTCAAAGGCGTTCCGGCTCCGCTGATTGCAATCATCGTGATGACGATTATTACCCTGGTGTTTCATCTGGACGTAAGAACGGTCGGCGACATGGGGAATATAACGAGCACTCTGCCGATGTTCCACTTGCCGAATATTGCATGGACTTGGGATACGCTGATGATTCTGCTGCCTTACTCATTTACCATGGCATTGGTTGGGCTGCTGGAATCTCTGCTGACCGCAACCATCGTGGATGAGATGACTGAAACCAGGAGCAGCAAGAACCGTGAGGTGCGTGGTCAGGGTATTTCGAATTTTGTGAACGGCTTGTTTGGTGGTATGGGCGGCTGTGCGATGATCGGGCAGTCGGTCATTAATGTGAAGTCTGGTGGGCGTGGAAGATTGTCCACGTTCACTGCGGGTGCGTTTCTTGCGATCCTGTTGCTGCTGTTCAGCGGTGTGGTGAAGCAGGTACCGATGGGTGCGCTCGTCGGTGTGATGTTTATGGTGTGTATCGGAACGTTCGACTGGAGTTCCATCAAAAATATTGCCCGTGTTCCGCGGGCGGAAGCCTTTGTCATGATTGTGACGGTGGCGATTGTGGTCTATACCCACGATCTGTCGATTGGGGTCATCGTCGGCGTTGTGCTCAGTGTGCTGCATTTTGGCTGGAAACAGACCAAAATCCGCGTACAGGCGAGCCAGGAACAAGGGCAGAAGGTGTACCGGGTTCACGGACCGTTCTTCTTCGGTTCTTCGTCCCGCTTCGTGGATGAGTTTGATGCAGAGGCTGACCCGAAGGAGATCACGATTGATTTCGGAGGTTCACATATCTGGGATAACACTGCGGTTGTGGCTATTGGCAAAGTGAAGTTCAAATACGCTAAGCTTGGGAAAACGGTACACCTGCGAGGATTGAACGAAGAGAGCTCCCGTATTCTTGAACGGAGTGGATTTGCCACAGCGAGCGGGCACGGTTCGTAA